In a single window of the Verrucomicrobiota bacterium genome:
- a CDS encoding DUF2254 family protein produces the protein GRLFPERLGHGPAEDDDDPPSHLPSDRKWRAISAKESAYIQSVDNEILLRIARENKTLVRMEHAVGEFVVEDTTLVSLAADGPPDEKVIDDLRCAFALSRYRTVHQDVGFGIRQIVDVALKALSPGINDTTTATTCVEYLTAILARLAVRRIPSNYRHEEGELRVIALGLSFESLLAESFDEIQSSSKGNLTVMLRMLEGLQTLAGLTANPPHRRVLGEQADQIAELAERTLEFPHEQTRFESRLAQVREALKAELVLPIYEPPAEA, from the coding sequence GGCCGGCTCTTTCCGGAACGCCTGGGCCACGGCCCGGCGGAAGACGACGACGATCCGCCGTCGCATCTTCCGTCCGACCGGAAGTGGCGCGCGATCTCCGCCAAGGAAAGTGCCTATATCCAGAGCGTGGATAACGAGATCCTCCTGCGAATCGCCCGGGAAAACAAAACCCTGGTGCGGATGGAGCACGCGGTCGGAGAGTTTGTGGTCGAGGACACTACGCTGGTCTCACTGGCGGCAGATGGGCCGCCGGATGAAAAGGTCATTGACGACCTGCGCTGCGCCTTCGCCCTCAGCCGCTACCGCACGGTCCATCAGGACGTGGGCTTCGGAATCCGGCAGATTGTGGATGTCGCCTTGAAGGCGCTTTCTCCCGGGATCAACGACACCACCACGGCCACCACCTGTGTGGAATATCTGACCGCGATTCTGGCGCGGCTGGCGGTCCGGCGGATCCCTTCAAATTACCGCCATGAGGAAGGGGAGTTGCGCGTGATCGCCCTGGGGCTGAGCTTCGAAAGCTTGCTGGCGGAATCCTTCGACGAAATCCAAAGCAGTTCCAAAGGCAATCTTACCGTCATGTTGCGGATGCTCGAAGGCCTGCAAACCTTGGCCGGGTTGACTGCCAATCCTCCCCACCGGCGGGTGCTAGGTGAACAAGCCGATCAGATTGCCGAACTGGCGGAGCGCACCCTCGAGTTTCCGCACGAGCAGACCCGGTTTGAGAGTCGTTTGGCGCAAGTGCGTGAAGCACTCAAGGCAGAGCTGGTTTTACCAATTTACGAACCACCCGCCGAAGCATGA
- a CDS encoding amino acid permease: MAQIDYSNPQTDTVQLKRTLGKWQLLFYGLGSMLGAGIYALVGKAALMMGNAVWMAFAAAMVGAILTGLSYASLGSRHPRAGGAAYVTQHAFGITILSYIVGIAVTMSGLTSMAAGTQAMADNLLKGFSLLANQPYQAGSIWIKPVSVVIVLMIGLVLIKGIRESMWANLICTFVEAAGLLFIIAVGMRFWGSVDYMEMPVGTDTGHFSTVLMLVLSGAVLTFFSFIGFEDILNVSEEVKNPSRDVPFGLVGAMILATLIYMGVAITAVSVIPYQEFADSGSTPLVRVAQVAAPWFGRIDVVYVGISIFAIGNTALLNYLMGSRLLYGMSRQGLLPGFLGIVNARTQTPVVAICVLFLIVTALIAVGNVKALAESTVLLLLCVFIIMNASLIRLKLKKDEPKGRFEVPLLVPILGLLVCGAMLVRRAIDPFLGKEITSEAYLPPMLAAVIIVAAAGLYFVVSPVKVAEEGKIKRD, encoded by the coding sequence ATGGCACAAATCGACTACTCAAACCCTCAGACTGACACGGTTCAACTCAAGCGCACTCTTGGTAAGTGGCAGTTGCTTTTTTACGGCCTAGGAAGCATGTTAGGTGCGGGCATTTACGCACTGGTCGGGAAAGCCGCCCTGATGATGGGAAACGCCGTCTGGATGGCGTTCGCGGCGGCAATGGTGGGAGCGATTCTCACCGGGCTATCCTATGCCAGCCTCGGCTCGCGCCATCCGCGCGCCGGCGGGGCGGCGTATGTCACGCAGCACGCCTTCGGCATCACGATTCTAAGCTATATCGTCGGTATCGCCGTCACTATGTCGGGCCTCACCAGCATGGCGGCCGGCACGCAGGCGATGGCGGATAACCTTCTTAAGGGCTTTTCACTGCTGGCGAATCAGCCCTACCAGGCGGGTTCGATCTGGATCAAACCAGTCTCCGTAGTGATCGTACTGATGATCGGGCTGGTGCTGATCAAAGGGATACGCGAAAGCATGTGGGCGAACCTGATCTGCACGTTCGTCGAGGCGGCAGGCCTGCTGTTTATCATCGCGGTCGGCATGCGGTTCTGGGGATCAGTCGATTACATGGAAATGCCCGTCGGCACCGACACGGGACATTTTTCCACCGTGCTGATGCTGGTGCTGAGCGGCGCGGTGCTGACGTTCTTTTCATTTATCGGATTTGAAGACATTTTGAACGTATCCGAAGAGGTGAAAAATCCGTCGCGAGATGTCCCGTTCGGGCTGGTCGGGGCGATGATCCTGGCCACGCTGATTTATATGGGGGTCGCGATTACCGCCGTCAGTGTGATTCCGTATCAGGAGTTTGCTGATTCGGGCTCGACACCACTGGTTCGCGTGGCGCAGGTGGCCGCGCCGTGGTTTGGCAGGATCGATGTGGTGTATGTCGGCATCAGTATTTTCGCCATCGGGAACACCGCGCTGCTGAATTATCTGATGGGTTCGCGACTGTTGTACGGGATGAGCCGCCAGGGATTGCTGCCCGGATTTCTCGGCATCGTTAATGCCCGAACGCAAACGCCCGTGGTGGCGATATGTGTGCTGTTCCTGATCGTTACCGCTCTGATCGCCGTCGGAAATGTCAAAGCATTGGCCGAATCCACCGTGCTGCTACTGCTTTGCGTCTTTATCATCATGAATGCGAGTCTGATTCGCCTAAAGCTAAAAAAGGATGAGCCGAAAGGTCGATTTGAAGTGCCGCTGTTGGTACCGATCCTCGGTCTACTGGTGTGCGGCGCGATGTTGGTTCGCCGTGCGATCGACCCATTTCTCGGGAAAGAAATCACCTCCGAAGCGTATCTGCCGCCTATGCTTGCAGCCGTGATCATCGTGGCGGCAGCGGGGCTGTATTTCGTCGTTTCGCCGGTAAAAGTGGCAGAAGAAGGTAAGATCAAGCGGGATTGA